In Balaenoptera ricei isolate mBalRic1 chromosome 4, mBalRic1.hap2, whole genome shotgun sequence, the following are encoded in one genomic region:
- the NR1I2 gene encoding LOW QUALITY PROTEIN: nuclear receptor subfamily 1 group I member 2 (The sequence of the model RefSeq protein was modified relative to this genomic sequence to represent the inferred CDS: deleted 1 base in 1 codon) — protein MKRNARLWCPFQKGTDEITRKAQACRLRKLPESGWRKDVIMSDTAVAQKRALIRRKKREQIGTQPPGAQGLTEEQQMMIRELITAQMKTSDSIFTHFRNFRLSLQLRGEDGSIWNYKPPADNSGKEISSLLPHMADTSTYMFKGIINFAKVISYFRDLLIEDQISLLKGATFELCQLRFNTVFNAETRTWECGQLSYCLEALPGGFQQLLLEPVLKFHYLLKKLQPHKEECVLRQAICLFSPDRPGVGQCRLLDQLQERFAITLKAYIECNRPRPAHWFLFLKVLALLAELRCINVQHTQRLLRIQEIHPFATPPTQKLFSITNG, from the exons ATGAAACGCAACGCCCGGCTCTGGTGCCCTTTCCAGAAGGGCACCGACGAGATCACCCGGAAGGCCCAGGCCTGCCGCCTGCGCAAGCTCCCGGAGAGCGGCTGGAGGAAAGACG TGATCATGTCTGACACAGCCGTGGCGCAGAAGCGGGCCTTGatcaggaggaagaagagggaacagaTTGGGACTCAGCCCCCTGGAGCCCAGGGTCTGACTGAAGAGCAGCAGATGATGATCAGGGAGTTGATAACCGCTCAGATGAAAACCTCTGATAGCATCTTCACGCATTTCAGGAATTTCCGG CTCTCCCTGCAGCTGCGGGGGGAAGATGGCAGCATCTGGAACTACAAGCCCCCGGCCGACAATAGTGGGAAAGAGATCTCTTCCCTGTTGCCCCACATGGCTGACACGTCAACCTACATGTTCAAAGGCATCATCAACTTTGCCAAAGTCATT TCCTATTTCAG GGACCTGCTCATCGAGGACCAGATCTCCCTGCTGAAGGGGGCCACCTTTGAGCTGTGCCAGCTGAGATTCAACACGGTGTTCAACGCAGAGACCAGGACCTGGGAGTGTGGTCAGCTGTCCTACTGCTTGGAAGCCCTGCCG G GTGGCTTCCAGCAGCTTCTACTGGAGCCTGTATTGAAATTCCACTACCTGCTGAAGAAGCTGCAGCCGCATAAGGAGGAGTGTGTGCTGAGGCAGGCCATCTGCCTTTTCTCTCCAG ACCGCCCGGGTGTGGGGCAGTGCCGCTTGCTGGACCAGCTGCAGGAGCGGTTCGCCATTACCCTGAAGGCCTACATCGAGTGCAACCGGCCCCGGCCCGCCCACTG GTTCCTGTTCCTGAAGGTCTTGGCTCTGCTCGCCGAGCTCCGCTGCATCAACGTCCAGCACACCCAGCGGCTGCTGCGCATCCAGGAGATTCACCCCTTTGCCACCCCACCCACGCAGAAGTTGTTCAGCATCACAAATGGCTGA